A window of Planctomycetia bacterium genomic DNA:
GATACTCACTTACGGGCTACTCGAACTGGGCATCGCTGTTTCGGCGATCGGGCTTCCTTATGCGATCGGCGCTTCGACTCGGCTGTATGTTTCGATATTCGGGGGCGCTGCCGATTCGATTGAAACGGGCGGGCTGGTGACTGCGGGGTTTTACCTCGTCTGCTCGTTTGTCATTCTGCTTGTGCCGACGGCGATGATGGGGGCGACGCTGCCGCTTTTGGCGCGCTATGCGGTGACGGACGAACGGCAGATCGGTCCGCGCGTGGGACTGCTGTATGCGGTGAACACGCTAGGGGCGGTGGCGGGCACGCTGGTGGCGGCGTTCATGCTGCTGCCTTCGATGGGCCTTGCGCGCACGATCTGGGTCGGCGTGGCGGCGAATCTGCTTGTGTTTCTTGTTGCGGCGTGGATGGCGAGGCAATCCACCGGGGCGACGATGCAGCGTCCATCACCGGTGAAGGTCAAACCGGGCGCTATCAGCGATAGTGAGCTGCCGCGGGCCAAGCTCATCCTGCCGATCATGCTGGTGTCGGGCGCTGCGTCGTTTTCATATGAGGTGTTGTGGACGCGGCTGCTCGGGCATGTGCTGGGGGCGAGCGTGTTCGCCTTTGCTACGATGCTGGCGAGTTTTCTGACGGGGATCGCGCTGGGGTCGGCCGCGGGGTCGCGGCTGGCGCGATCGCGCCGCGGGAGCATGATTGCCTTCGGCATCGTGCAGTTCTGCATTGCGACGGCCTCGCTTCTTAGCTACGCGCTGTTGGCGCAGTTACCTGACCTTGCGAGGACGACGGGGGCGGGTGTCCATGCGGGGCTGGCAGCGAACGCGGCGATCTGCGCGATGATCCTTCTGCCGGGGGCGTTTTTCATTGGGGCGACATTTCCGCTGGCGGTTCGCATCCTGGCGCGCGAGGCCGGTGACGCCGGGCCGTCGAGCGCGCGGGTTTATGCGTGGAACACCATCGGGGCGATTCTGGGATCGATCGCGAGCGGATTTCTGCTGCTGCCCATGCTTCACTTCGGCGGGACGATTGTGGCGACAGTCGCGGTGAATCTGGGCCTCATGGCGATAGTCGCCCTGCTGATGAAGCCGGTGGGCAGGCGGAGCCTGGCGGTGTGCGCGGCGGGCGTCGCGCTGCTTGTTTTTGTGCGCCCCGATGAGCCGTGGGATGTGCTGCGCAACTCGGCGCTGGGCCGCGACGCCGCCGGGGGCGAGGTGAGCTACTACGGCGTCGGGCGCAGTACGACGGTGCTGCTGGTTGATGACGGCCTCGGGTGGGACCTGCGCACGAGTGGACTGCCGGAGGCGAACATTCGGCGCAGGGGCGTGCCGCTGGGACGGGTGCTGATTCAGCAGTGGCAAAATGCGCTGCCGGTGCTGGCGCGGCCGAACGCCAGGACGATGATGTTCGTGGGGCTGGGCGGCGGGGTGGCGGTCGAGTCGGTGCCGAGTTCGATCGAGCGCATCGACGTGGTTGAGTTGGAGCCGGAGGTGATTGCCGCGAATCGCTTTGTCTCGGATCAACGGGCGATTGACCCGCTGGCGGATCCGCGCGTTCGACTGATGACCAACGATGCCCGAAACGCCCTGCTGCTTTCGGAGAGTCAGTATGACATCATCGTGTCGCAACCGTCACACCCGTGGACGGCGGGCGCGTCGCACCTGTACACGCGCGAGTTCATGTCGATGGTGCGGGACCGATTGGGGGCGGAGGGCGTGTTTCTGCAGTGGATGTCGCTTGCGTTTGTCGATGAGCCGCTTCTGCGGAGCCTGGTTGCGACGCTGAGCGATGTGTTTGCGCAGGTGGAGATGTATGCCCCCTATCCCGGGGCGGTGCTTTTCCTGGCGTCGTCCGGGCCTTTGCGGGCGTGGGAGAGCGCTTCGGCGGCGATTGCGGGGCGGCCGGGGGGCTTTGCGGCGGCGGGCATTGTTTGCGCCGAGGACGTGCTGGCGGCGTTGGAACTGGATGCGGATGCCGCACGGCTGTTTGCGGACGGGGCGATGCTCGTAACCGACGACTTCAATCTGCTTCAATTGCAATCGCGGAGACTGGAGAGCGAGCCGCGATCGAGCTGGCAGATCACCGATGCGGCGCTGGCGGCGTCGGACCCGGCGACGAACCCCGAGGGGCGATTCGATGCGGCTTATCTGGTGCGGAAGCTGATGACGCGGACGAACTCGCCGCGGGCGCTGCGCGTGGCGGAGTCGGTGAAAGACCCGGCGCTGCGGGCGCTGTGTCTGGGTCATGTGCGCGACTGGGAGGGGAAGACGGCGGAGTCGATCGCGCAGTTTGAGACGGTTTTGCGCGAGAGGCCGGATTTCGCGCCGGCGGTTTTTGGAAAGCTGCGTGCGCGATCGGCGGAGCTGCTGCGACGGCACCCGGCGGAGACGGCGCTGGCCGAGCGTCTCGGCGATCCTGCGCGGGCGGTGATCGACGGGTGGCAGGCGGGGTCCGGCGGATCGTGGCAGGCGCTGCGGGCGCTGGACGAGCGGCTGGCCCTTGCGGGGCCGACCGAGGACTGGTACGTCGATGCTCAGCGACTGCGGGCGCGGTGGCGGATTCAATCGGGGGAGCCGGCGCTTTGCCGCGAGGCGATGGGCATTCTGGACGCGTTCATTCCGCGTTTCGGGAGCGCGGATGACTTTCTGACGCGAGCGGATGCGTCGCTGGGGGCGGGCGAGGAACTCGGGGCGCTGGGGGCGCTGCACGAAGCGGCACAGATGCTTCGCAAGAACAGCGCGGGGACAGCGCTGGCCAAGAGGATCCAGAAGAAACTCGACGGACTTGCCCCGCACGTGCGCGCCAGCGAGGCGGGACGCCGCACCGTGGCGGCGATTTCGCTGATTCCGGGGATGACGCCGAGCCTGCCGAAGTTTTACGGGAAATAGCTACTCGGGATCGGCGGCGGACATGTCGTAGATCCACTTTTCGCCGGCGCGGTCGAAGCGGAGCAGCTCGTCGGACTTGAAGTAGAGGCCCATTTCGAAGGCCGCCGCCTCGGGGGAGTCGCTGCCGTGGATGAGGTTGAAGCTGTTGGAGAGGCCGAAGTCGCCGCGGATGGTGCCGGGCTCGGCCTTGGAGCCGAAGGTGGCGCCCATCATTTTGCGTGACACGGCGATGGCATTGACGGCCTGGAGGACCATGACGAGGACCGGGCTGCTGGTGATGTAGCTGACGAGCCGGGGGTAGAAGGGCTTCTCCTTGTGGACGGCGTAGTGCTTCTCGGCGAGTTCGCGGGGCACCTGCATCATCTTCATGGCGAGGATTTGAAAGCCCTTCTCCTCGAAGCGGGTGATGATGCGGCCGGTGAGACCGCGCTGGAGGGTGTCGGGCTTGAGAATGATCAGCGTCTTTTCCATGTTGCACGTCCTTGGGTGGGTTTGTTTTACCGTTTGATCTTTATTCCATCATCGGGCGCACGGGGCGCCGAAATCGTCATCAATCGAGACCCGTCGATCGGAGCCGCAAAGGCCCATTCCCGCAAAGACAATCTGAGGGAGACGGATGAGTCGCAGAGTTTAAGGCGCTGGGGCCTGGCTATCAACCTGCTCCTGGAGCGTGGCGGCGATCTGCCGGTGGCGCGGTGCGTCGGGCGAGCCCTGATCGGCGAGGATGTCGTGGAGGGTGGCGAGATAACGCAGCAGCGATTCGTCACAGGGAGAGAGCTCGTTGGCGATGCGAAGGGCGTCAAGGGCGGCGCGGTAATCTCCGGCGACGGCGCGTGCGATTCCGAGATTGAGGAATGCGTCGGCGTCGTCGGGCGTGATGGTGGTGACGGCCTCAAATGCGTAGGCGGCCTCGAGCGGCAAATCGAAGTCTACATAGGTGACGCCGAGATTGAACCAGGCGCTGGCGACATTGGGGCGAAGGCGGGTGAAGGCTTCCCAGGATGCGCGGGCCTCGTCGATGCGGCCCTCGCGTTGGGCGAGGCTGGCGAGATTGTAATGGGCGTTGGCGTGGCCGGGATCGCGGCGGATCACCTGGCGAAGCTGATGAGCGGACTCCTGAAAATCGGAGAGGCGATAGAGGACGACGGCGTAGTTGTAGCGCACTTCGGGGTCTTTGTCGTTCGCCTTTAAGACCTGTTCGTAGGCGTCGCGGGCCTCGAGGAATCTGCCCTGGGCGACGAGGACATCAGCCTTGGCGGCGAGGGCGGCATGGCCGGCGGGATTCCTTTTGAGGGCGTTATCGAAGTGTTCAAGGGCGGTGTTGAAATTTCCTTCGCGGGCGGCGAGCGCGCCTTTTGAATAAAGGCTGACGAAAGAGGCGTCCGCATCGTGGCGCAGTTCGACGGATGCCTCGTCCAACCGGCGGGCGACCTGATCGATGATCTGACCGAGGGCGGGACCACGAGGGCGGGGCTTCAGATTCGTCGTTCGATTTTGCGTATGGGAGCGGGCATCAGAAGGAGGAGCTTGCAGGCGCAACTCGCGTTTGGCGGGCGATGTTCTCTCGGCCAGGTGCACGAAACCGGGATCGTCGAGGACGTCGAGCCGCCCCACCGGAGATGGGCGCAACGTGGATTTCTCGGTCGCGGAGAGATAGAGCCATGCGCCGCCGACGAAGACGACGAAGATGCCGAGGCTGATGGGAATGAACGATCGGGGCGACATGCCGACCATCGTGCGACCGACACAGGCTTGTGTCAATTCGGTATCGCCGCGCCAAGGTTTGGATGGAACGGCGCGCGGGGGTGACGGGCGCTGGTGCGTCGACAAAGGTAAATTGTCCGATGTCGCGAACTTCGGTACGATCCGAGGATGGATCGCAGCGGATGAAGAAATCGATGAATATTCTGATCATCGGCGCGGGGCAGGTGGGCAGCCATACCGCGGAAGTGCTCACCGGTTCGGGCCATGACGTCACGATCGTCGATGTGGATGACGTCAAGCTGCAGACGGTGACGGACACACTTGACGTACGCACCCTGGAAGGGAACGGCACCAACGTCGACGTGCTTCGCGAGGCGGGGGTCCGTGAATCCGACCTTATCGTCGCGGCGACCAGCTCCGACGAGGTGAACATCGTCTCCGCCTCCATCGGCCGGGCCCTGGGGGCGAAGGCTTCGATCGCCCGGGTGCATCACAGCGCCTTCATCGGTCACGCCGAGCTGCGCTATGAAACGCATTTCGGCATTAACAAGCTGATTTGTCCGGAGTATTCGACGGCCAAGGCGATCGCGCGGTCGCTGCGGAGTCCGGCCGCGCTGGAGATCGAGGAGTTCACCGGCGGGCGCATCGAGATGCACGAATTCCCGGTGGCGGACACGGCGCCGGCGATCGACTGCACCTTGTCATCCATCGCGATGCCGCCGGGCACGCGGCTTTTGGGCGTATCGCGCGGGACCGACTTCATTGTCCCGGCTGCGGACACGGACATTCTTCGCGGCGATCGAGTCGTGCTCATCGGCGACAACGATGTGTTTGAGGATGCGCGCAAGCTATTCCGGGTGGAGAAGCCGGGCCGCAAGTCGGCGGTGCTGATGGGCGGCTCGGCGATGGCGGTGTGGCTTTGCAAGGCGCTGAAGAGCCGGGCGTGGTCGATACGGGTCTTTGAGGCGAATCGCGCGCGGGCGGAGGAACTTGCGGAGAAGCTTGAGGGGGTGACGGTTCTGAACGCCGATCCGACGGACAAGAGCGTGTTCGCCGAAGAGCGGATCGGCATGGCCGACGCATTTGTGGCGCTGCACGACGACGACGAGGACAACATTGTCGGGGCCGTGCTCGCCAAGGCGGGCGGCGTCAAGGAGGCGATCGCCGTGGTGCAGCGGCCGAGATACCTGGACCTTTTGTATCACATCGGCGTGGATCGATCTTACAGCCCGGGCATTTCGGCGGCGAAGGAGATCGCCGCGCAGATCGACAAGAGTCCCATCCGTCAGTTGGCCACGCTGGTGACGGGGCTGTCGACGGTGCTGGTTACGGTGGCGGCGGGCGCGGAGGGCTGCGAGAAAAATCTTCAGGAATTGCCGCTTGCACCGGCGTGGGTGGTCGGGGCCATTCGCCGAGGCGACCGGGTGTTCGTGCCGGGGGCGACGAACCAGATCGAGGCGGGTGACGTGCTTCTGGCAGTGGGCAAGGAATCGGATCAGGGCGTCCTGGAAGACATCTTCGTGAAGACCTGAATTCATGAATCACCGAATCATCATGCAATACGGCGGCGTCGTCATGGTTCTCGTCAGCGGGATCATGATTCTGGTCGCCGCGGGTGTTTACCTGATGGCGCTGATTCGGGGTTCGACGCTCGACGCCTTTGCGCATCAGGCGCTGTCGATTACAGGGCTGGGCGGGCTGCTGATCGGCGTGCCGACCTGGCTGCTCAATCGCGGCGGCTCGAAGTTTCTCTCTCGGAAAGAGGCGATGCTGCTGGTGGCGGGCACGTGGGTCGTCGGCGCGGCACTTGCGGGCATGCCTTATTACCTCTGGGCGAAGTGGAAGGCCACCGGGGTGAATCGCCACGTTTTCCAGCATTTCGTCAGTTGCTACTTCGAGGCGATGAGCGGCCTGACGACGACCGGCGCGACGGTGCTGAGCGACATCGAGTCCATGCCGCGTTCGCTATTAGTCTGGCGGGCGATCACGCACTGGCTGGGCGGGCTGGGCATCGTGGTTTTGTTCGTGGCCGTGCTGCCCGGGCTGGGGGTGGGCGGGAAGCGCATGTTCATGATTGAGGCGCCCGGCCCGGCGCCGGAGGGTCTTGTTCCGAAGATCCGCGAGACGGCGAAGAGCCTTTGGTACATCTATCTGGGATTGACGGCGGTGCAGGTGCTGGCGCTGCTGCCGTTCATGAGCCTTTACGAATCGATCTGTCATACATTCGCGACCCTGGCGACGGGTGGATTCAGCACGCGGAACGCCAGCATAGGGGCGTTTCACGATCAGCCGATGGTGGATGTGATCGTGGTGTTTTTCATGATTCTGGCGGGCGCGAATTTCGGGCTTTACTACCGGATCACCCACGGCGACTGGCGGAGCGTGCTTCGAGATCCTGAGCTCCGCCTTTATCTTCTGGTTCTCGCCGTATCCGCGGGCATCGTGTCATCGGTCGTTTACTTCGATCGTCAGCCCATCGAGCTTACGGACGGGACGGTTCTCGAAGCCACCGCGATTGAGGCCGCCCGGCAGGGTGTGGTGACGACGGTCTCCGTCCAGACGACGACCGGTTTTTGCACGAGCAATTACAACGGTTGGCCGTTTCTCGCGCAGGGGATGCTGGTGCTGCTCATGTTCATCGGAGGCTGTAGCGGCTCGACGGCCGGCGGGATCAAGGTCGTTCGCGTTTGGATCGCGTTCAAGGTGCTGATTTCCGAGATCGAGAAGATTTACCGCCCGGATGTGATCCGTCCGGTGCGGCTGGGGAAGGCGACGATGGACCCGGAGCTGAAGCTCGGGACGGTGTGCTATTTTCTCGGGTGCATTCTGATTTTCACGGCTGGCGCGGGAGCGGTGATGCTGCTCGAACAGCTCCGGCCGAACAGCCCCTGCGATTTTACGACGGCGGCGACGGCGAGCGCGGCGACGTTGTTCACGATCGGCCCGGGCCTGGCGAAGGTGGGCGCGATCGAAAATTATGGGTGGATGTCGGAGTGGAGCAAGGCGGTCTTGTGTGTGCTGATGGCGTTTGGGCGACTGGAGATTTTCGCGATCATCGTTCTGTTCACGCCGAGCTTCTGGAAGTCGGATTGATTGCAGGCGCCGGGTCTTGATCGACACAGATGGGAGCAGAATTTTTTGGTTTGTCAGATTAAGTCCATGTGAGTTTTTTTCGTCGAGTAACGCTCTGCCGCCCCATTCGGGGCTTAGAATTCTCGTTGCACGTTCTCCACGGGCTCGCGCCCGTGGCTACGATCTGTCGCCCCCTTCGGGGCTTCGATCCGGCGTTACATTCGGGAGATGATCCGGCGCTTCATTCGAGAGGCGATCCGCCTACCTTCGGGATGTGAACCGACACTTCGTTCGCGACGCGATCCGACAACGCCTTCGGAATGCGATCTGTCATTATGTTCGAGATGTAAATCTGACGCTCCTGTTGGGGTGGACGACACATGCTTTATTGGGCGGCGACTCACACACAAACGCAAGATTTCTTTTGAAGTTTGCGCGCCGACTTAGATTCGGTGGACCTTCGGCTTTCTGGATTCGGCGCATCGGTCGACGGACGCCTGCACTTCGGCAATGGCTTCGGAGGCGGTGCCCCATCCTTCGGTCTGAGTGTGGGTGCCTTCGAGTTGCTTGTAGGTGGCGAAGAAGTGCTCGATTTCCTTTAAGAAGTGCGGCGGCACGGCGGTCAGGTCGCGATACTCCGCGAACAGAGGATCGGTGTTGGGCACCGCAAACACTTTGTAGTCGTTGGCCCCCTTGTCTTTCATCTTGAAAAGCCCGATGACGCGGGCCTCGATCAGGCAGCCGGTGAATGTGGCTTCATTGACCATGACCAGGACATCCAGTGCATCGCCGTCCTCCGCGAGCGTCTGCGGGATGAAGCCGTAGTCCCCCGGATAGTGGCTGGAGGAATACAGGTAGCGATCGAGCCGGAACAGGCCGGTCTTCTTGTCCAATTCAAACTTGCTTCTTCGCCCCTTCGGAATCTCGATGATCGCATTGACCACCGCGGGGATGTTTGTTCCCGGAGAAACGTCAGAATAGTCCCGATGATTCATATTGAGTTCACCCGTGGCGCCGGCTGTTATCAATCCATGACCGAGAAGCGAGCCAAGTCCACTTCCTGGCCGAGAACGATGAGGATGTCGTCTTCGGTGAGGACATCGTCCGCCCCGGGCATGAAACGAAACTGCCCCGTCGAGGCGGATTTTGTCGCGAGGAGCAGCAGATTGTAACTCGACCTGATATTGGAATGACCGAGCGTGACGCCGACCAACTTCGGGGGCATTTTCAATTCCATAATTCGGTAGTCTTCGGCGAATGGGAAGTAATCCAGCAGGGTCGGATAGGCGATGCGGCGCGCCGTTCGCTCGGCGGTTTCCTTTTCGGGGAAAATCAGATCGTGGGCGCCGACGGCCTTGAGAATGAGGGCGTGGTCCTCGTTGACCGCCTTGGTGCGGATGCGTTTGACGCCGATCTGGCTGAGGTGCAGGGTGCAGAGGATGCTGGCCTCCATGCTTTCGCCGAGACTGACGACGGCCTCATCGATGGAGGAGGAGACGACGGATTGCAGAACTTCCATCTCCCGGGCATCGCCGATGAGCACGCGATGCACGTCGTCGCGCAGCTCGGCCACGCGCGCCTCGTTGCTGTCGATGGCGAGGACTTCGCAGTGCAACTCGGTGAGCACCCGGGCAAGATTCGTGCCGAACTGACCCAATCCGATGACGGCGACTTGTCGCATATTGAATCTTCCTATCCGATCATGATGCGTTCTTCGGGATAGCGAATCGCGCCGGGATCACGCGGCAGAAGCGCCAATGCGGCAGTCAGCGGACCGACGCGACCGATGAACATCGTGAGTATGATCCACGCTTTTCCGGCCATCGACAACTTCGCGGTGATTCCGGCGGAGAGGCCGACGGTGGCGAAGGCGGATATCTGCTCGAAAACCAGTTCCTCGAAACGGACGCCCGGCGTACCGGCCTCGGAAAGGGACAGATACATGCACCCGATCAGATTCCAGAGAACGGACAGGCCGATGACCAGCGTGACTTTCGCGGTGACCTCATTGGAAACGCGACGCCCGAACAGCACCACTTCCTTGCTTCCCCTGAGTCTGGCGCGCACTTCGGCGAGATAAACCGCGGCGGAGGTCGTCTTGATGCCGCCTGCGCAGGAAGCCGGCGAGCCGCCCACGAACATCAGGAGTATCAGAAACAGCAGGGCGGCGACCGGAACCCTTGCGATGTCGATGCTGTTGAATCCGGCGGTGCGCGCGGTGACGGACTGAAAGACGGCGGTGAGCATGCGCTGGAACACCGAATCCGACCGGTCGCCGAGACCGACACAAAAGAGGCTCACGGCTCCGCCGAGAATCAGAATCGCGCTGGTGGTCAGGACGACTCTGGAGTGGAGGGTCCAATTCACGGAATCAGTTCTTTCGCCGGTGATTTGGCAACGAAGGCGGCGCAGGGACTCCAGCAATACCGTGTGGCCCAGGCCGCCGCAGACAATGAGGCAAATAACGACGCAGAGGATCCACGGGTGCTGCTTAAAGGGCATCAGGTTGTCAGAGTAGATGGAGAAGCCGGCGTTGCAGAAGGCGGAGATGGAGTGAAAGGCCGCCGAGAAGAGGGCGGGCTCCGGTTTGTGCTCGAATCTCAACTGGGCGTAGATCAGCAACATGCCGATCGTTTCGATCACGAAGGTGAGGGCGATGATCCGCTTCAGGTCGCGGCGCACGGAGGATGCGGCGTCGCCCTGCCAGAAGGTATCCGCGATGAGGGCCTGTGAACGAAATGACATGCGGCGACCGAGGAACTGCGAGGCGAGGGCGGCGAAGGTCATGATGCCGAGGCCGCCAAGCTGGATGAGTATCAAAATGACGACCTGACCAAATCGCGAGTAAGCCTTTCCCGTATCAACCACGGTCAGCCCAGTGACGCAGACCGCCGAGGTCGAGGTGAAGAGCCCCTCCATGATGTCGATGTCTTCGTCGCCCGCGGAGATGGGCAGCGTGAGCAGGATGGCGCCGATGATGATGAGGAAGATGAACGAGCCGACCAGGACGCTTTCCGGGCGTTCAAAGAAGAGAGATTCCGGTCGGTACTTCCGCGCCATTAGTTCAAGTGCCTGGTCGTCGGACAGCGCGGGATCATGCGGGCCCAAAGGCCGCCACACAACCTGCGCCGCTTCGCTTTACGAGGGTCGGCGATCGAAGCGGGGATATATACAGGCAGGAACAGTCCCACGCCAGTCCCGTGGAAACGGCCGCAAGGGACAACTCCGCGGATACGCGGCCCCTTATACATTAAATCGGAAATTGATGATGTCGCCGTCTTTTACGATGTAGTGCTTGGGCTCGAGGCGGACCTTGTTGGCGGACTTTGCGCCGCGCATGTCGCCGGCGGCCTTGAGATCGTCGAAGGCGACGGTCTCGGCACGAATGAAGCCCCGCTGGATGTCGCTGTGAATCTTGCCGGCGGCCTCGACGGCCTCGGTGTCCTTGAAAATGGTCCAGGCGCGAACTTCGTCTTCACCGCAAGTCAGAAAGGAGACCAGACCGACGGCTTCGTAGCAGGTACGGATGAGCCTCATTCTGGCGGGCTCGGTGAGGCCGAGGTCGGCAAGAAAGGTGGGACGGTCGGCCTCTTCCAATTGGGAGATCTCGGCCTCGATCTCGGCCGCGAGGGCAATCGTGGCGGCCGAGTGGTCGTGGGTGAAAGGCGGCGGCTTGCTAATGGCATCTTCTCCGACGTTGACGACGACGATGACCGGCTTGAGGGTGAGAAAGCCGAAGCTGCCGGCGATGCCGCGCTCTTCGTCGTTTTGGATGGCGCCGGAGACGGGGTGTTCTTTCTCCAGGGCATCCTTGACGCGCTGCATCATGGCCAGTTCGCGGAGCTCGGCGTCGCGGGTCTTGGTCGGCTTCTGGGTGGACTTTTCAAGTTTCTCGATTCGATTCATGACCTGTTCGAGGTCGGCGAAGATCAATTCGGCGTGGAGCTCCTCCACGTCCGCCTTTGGATCGATGCGATCGCGGTAGGTCACGACGCTGTCGGACGCGAATCCGCGAACGACCATGACGATGCCGTCGCAGCGACGGACTGAATTCATCGTCTTGCGAAACTCCTGCGGGCCGTCGCTGCCGGCCAGAGAGACGCCGGGGATGTCGACGAACTCGAGGTGCGCCGGGGTGTACTTCTTGGGCTTGTAGATTTCGGCGAGGTAGTCGAGCCTCGGATCGGGCACGCTGACCGTGGCGATCTGCTCGAGCCTTGCGTGGGCCGCGTCCAGGGGCTGGCCGGTGATCGCGGAGAACAAGGTGGACTTGCCCGACTGGGGCGGGCCGATGATGGCGAATTTCATGAGTCGTTTGATTCCCGGTGAGTGATTTACACAGTGAGGAGGGAGAGTGTAATTCTGGGCGCGGAGGAAGTCGAGCGACGAAGGGCCGGCGGCCTTGAAGCGGACGAAGCGCGTCAGATGTACTCGGCGAATTCGTGTTCCCGGCGTCTGAACCAGTGCCAGCCGACCACGAAGAGCAGGAGGGAGACCACCGCCGCATTCCAGAAGGCCCAGTCGCCGGGCCAGCGGCCGAAGAGGAGGCAATCGCGGTAGGCTCGAATGATCGGGGTCATGGGGTTCAAGTGGATGAGGGCGCGCTTCCAGCCGGTCGCGGAATCGAGCTGGTAGACAACGCAGGTGACGAACATCCAGAGCTGAACGACGGCGCGGAAGAGAAAGTTTACGTCGCGATAGAAGAGATTCGCCATCGACAGGATCATCGCCATGCCGGCCATGAAAAGGATCTGCACGCCGACGACGACGGGCAGGAAGAGGATCGAGGGGTGAAGCTCGTAGCTCCAGCCCTGATGCTGAAAATGAAAGCCGATCCCGAGGACGACCAGCAGGGCCGACGACACCAGGAAGTCGATGAAGGAGCTGATCAGGCAGGAGAGGGGAAACACCTCGCGCGGGAAGTAGATTTTGGTCACGAGCTGCCGATTGGCGACGAGCGAGATCGTGGCGCTGCTCAGGCTGTTGGAGAGGAACATCCACGGGACGAGTCCGCTGAAGGCGAACAGGGCGTAAGGGACGTTCGGGTGGCCGGTGAGTTTCTGCTGGTCGATGTCGGTGACGGAGCCGAAGACGAAGGTGAAGACGAGCATCATCATCAGCGGCGGAATGACGGCCCACGCGGCGCCGAGGATTGAATGCTTGTAGCGGACGCGGATGTCGCGCCAGGCGAGCATCCACATCAACTCGCGATATCGCCACAGGACGACGAGGCGCGAGGTTGAATGCTCGTGTCCCGTGGCGCCCTGGGCGGTCATGATGGTGGCCATCGACGTCATTGCGGGGTGAATCCTCTCCGAATGGCGAGTCGCTCGTACTGCGCGGCGAGGCGCGCGTGCGAGGCGGACAGGGAAAAGTCTGTGCAGGCGCGTTCGCGGGCAGTGCGGCCGAGGCGAGCGCGCAGCTTCGGGTCGGCGATGAGCAGATCGAGCGCATCGGCGAGCGAGTCCGCATCTGCCGGGGGCGCGAGCAGGCCGGTGACGCCGTGTTCGAGAACATCCGTTGTGCCGCCGGCTGATGTCGCGACGATGGGCAGG
This region includes:
- a CDS encoding fused MFS/spermidine synthase; its protein translation is MGSEALPARRVRAGANAASAARATVWDQRFLAVLGCFFLSGFAGLLYETAWTRQFALVFGTSELAVVTVLAGYFGGLALGAALAGRYIDRITRPILTYGLLELGIAVSAIGLPYAIGASTRLYVSIFGGAADSIETGGLVTAGFYLVCSFVILLVPTAMMGATLPLLARYAVTDERQIGPRVGLLYAVNTLGAVAGTLVAAFMLLPSMGLARTIWVGVAANLLVFLVAAWMARQSTGATMQRPSPVKVKPGAISDSELPRAKLILPIMLVSGAASFSYEVLWTRLLGHVLGASVFAFATMLASFLTGIALGSAAGSRLARSRRGSMIAFGIVQFCIATASLLSYALLAQLPDLARTTGAGVHAGLAANAAICAMILLPGAFFIGATFPLAVRILAREAGDAGPSSARVYAWNTIGAILGSIASGFLLLPMLHFGGTIVATVAVNLGLMAIVALLMKPVGRRSLAVCAAGVALLVFVRPDEPWDVLRNSALGRDAAGGEVSYYGVGRSTTVLLVDDGLGWDLRTSGLPEANIRRRGVPLGRVLIQQWQNALPVLARPNARTMMFVGLGGGVAVESVPSSIERIDVVELEPEVIAANRFVSDQRAIDPLADPRVRLMTNDARNALLLSESQYDIIVSQPSHPWTAGASHLYTREFMSMVRDRLGAEGVFLQWMSLAFVDEPLLRSLVATLSDVFAQVEMYAPYPGAVLFLASSGPLRAWESASAAIAGRPGGFAAAGIVCAEDVLAALELDADAARLFADGAMLVTDDFNLLQLQSRRLESEPRSSWQITDAALAASDPATNPEGRFDAAYLVRKLMTRTNSPRALRVAESVKDPALRALCLGHVRDWEGKTAESIAQFETVLRERPDFAPAVFGKLRARSAELLRRHPAETALAERLGDPARAVIDGWQAGSGGSWQALRALDERLALAGPTEDWYVDAQRLRARWRIQSGEPALCREAMGILDAFIPRFGSADDFLTRADASLGAGEELGALGALHEAAQMLRKNSAGTALAKRIQKKLDGLAPHVRASEAGRRTVAAISLIPGMTPSLPKFYGK
- the ndk gene encoding nucleoside-diphosphate kinase, translating into MEKTLIILKPDTLQRGLTGRIITRFEEKGFQILAMKMMQVPRELAEKHYAVHKEKPFYPRLVSYITSSPVLVMVLQAVNAIAVSRKMMGATFGSKAEPGTIRGDFGLSNSFNLIHGSDSPEAAAFEMGLYFKSDELLRFDRAGEKWIYDMSAADPE
- a CDS encoding tetratricopeptide repeat protein, with the protein product MSPRSFIPISLGIFVVFVGGAWLYLSATEKSTLRPSPVGRLDVLDDPGFVHLAERTSPAKRELRLQAPPSDARSHTQNRTTNLKPRPRGPALGQIIDQVARRLDEASVELRHDADASFVSLYSKGALAAREGNFNTALEHFDNALKRNPAGHAALAAKADVLVAQGRFLEARDAYEQVLKANDKDPEVRYNYAVVLYRLSDFQESAHQLRQVIRRDPGHANAHYNLASLAQREGRIDEARASWEAFTRLRPNVASAWFNLGVTYVDFDLPLEAAYAFEAVTTITPDDADAFLNLGIARAVAGDYRAALDALRIANELSPCDESLLRYLATLHDILADQGSPDAPRHRQIAATLQEQVDSQAPAP
- the trkA gene encoding Trk system potassium transporter TrkA encodes the protein MKKSMNILIIGAGQVGSHTAEVLTGSGHDVTIVDVDDVKLQTVTDTLDVRTLEGNGTNVDVLREAGVRESDLIVAATSSDEVNIVSASIGRALGAKASIARVHHSAFIGHAELRYETHFGINKLICPEYSTAKAIARSLRSPAALEIEEFTGGRIEMHEFPVADTAPAIDCTLSSIAMPPGTRLLGVSRGTDFIVPAADTDILRGDRVVLIGDNDVFEDARKLFRVEKPGRKSAVLMGGSAMAVWLCKALKSRAWSIRVFEANRARAEELAEKLEGVTVLNADPTDKSVFAEERIGMADAFVALHDDDEDNIVGAVLAKAGGVKEAIAVVQRPRYLDLLYHIGVDRSYSPGISAAKEIAAQIDKSPIRQLATLVTGLSTVLVTVAAGAEGCEKNLQELPLAPAWVVGAIRRGDRVFVPGATNQIEAGDVLLAVGKESDQGVLEDIFVKT
- a CDS encoding TrkH family potassium uptake protein, with protein sequence MNHRIIMQYGGVVMVLVSGIMILVAAGVYLMALIRGSTLDAFAHQALSITGLGGLLIGVPTWLLNRGGSKFLSRKEAMLLVAGTWVVGAALAGMPYYLWAKWKATGVNRHVFQHFVSCYFEAMSGLTTTGATVLSDIESMPRSLLVWRAITHWLGGLGIVVLFVAVLPGLGVGGKRMFMIEAPGPAPEGLVPKIRETAKSLWYIYLGLTAVQVLALLPFMSLYESICHTFATLATGGFSTRNASIGAFHDQPMVDVIVVFFMILAGANFGLYYRITHGDWRSVLRDPELRLYLLVLAVSAGIVSSVVYFDRQPIELTDGTVLEATAIEAARQGVVTTVSVQTTTGFCTSNYNGWPFLAQGMLVLLMFIGGCSGSTAGGIKVVRVWIAFKVLISEIEKIYRPDVIRPVRLGKATMDPELKLGTVCYFLGCILIFTAGAGAVMLLEQLRPNSPCDFTTAATASAATLFTIGPGLAKVGAIENYGWMSEWSKAVLCVLMAFGRLEIFAIIVLFTPSFWKSD